A DNA window from Phragmites australis chromosome 11, lpPhrAust1.1, whole genome shotgun sequence contains the following coding sequences:
- the LOC133884337 gene encoding protein IQ-DOMAIN 2-like: MGKKGKWFGAVKKVFSPESKEKKEERLRKKSAASNPTPPDLTPSASLEVSVSVPPPPAHPTPHQTEEVKVPEAEEEQSKHATVEAAPAAPAQTSVLPPGVSREELAAIKIQTAFRGYLARRALRALRGLVRLKSLVEGNSVKRQSASTLRCMQTLSRVQSQIRSRRVKMSEENQAFQRQLLLKQELENFRMGENWDDSTQSKEQIEASLISRQEATIRRERALAYAFSHQWKSTSRSANPMFVDPNNLQWGWSWLERWMAAKPWEGRNGADKESNVIDRGSVKSMSLNLGEGEITKAFNRRDSKPDKPSPTTTPKLTRPASRQSPSTPSAKVTPIPARKKSATPKNGLSQVDDDARSVFSVQSERPRRHSIATSAVRDDESLASSPSLPSYMVPTESARAKSRLQGSAVTNGTETPEKGGSAGSVKKRLSFQAGMASASPMRRHSGPPKVGSVVKGTVEPPQPEALVINGGNK, from the exons ATGGGGAAGAAGGGCAAGTGGTTCGGCGCGGTCAAGAAGGTGTTCAGCCCTGAAtccaaggagaagaaggaggag AGACTTCGGAAGAAATCAGCAGCGAGCAACCCAACTCCACCAGATCTGACCCCATCTGCCTCCTTGGAAGTCAGCGTTTCGGTGCCGCCCCCTCCTGCTCATCCAACTCCTCACCAGACTGAGGAGGTTAAGGTCCCTGAAGCTGAGGAGGAGCAAAGCAAGCATGCCACCGTGGAGGCGGCCCCTGCTGCCCCTGCACAGACGTCGGTATTGCCACCTGGTGTATCAAGGGAAGAGCTTGCTGCAATCAAGATCCAGACCGCCTTCCGAGGTTACCTG GCAAGGAGGGCACTTAGAGCCCTGCGGGGCCTTGTTCGATTGAAGTCATTGGTCGAGGGTAATTCAGTTAAGCGTCAATCTGCAAGCACTCTGCGCTGTATGCAGACTCTATCACGAGTGCAGTCACAAATACGTTCTAGGAGGGTGAAAATGTCTGAGGAGAACCAGGCCTTCCAGCGCCAGCTCCTACTGAAACAGGAATTGGAGAATTTCAGG ATGGGTGAGAACTGGGATGACAGCACTCAATCCAAGGAGCAAATTGAGGCGAGCCTAATAAGCAGGCAAGAGGCGACAATAAGAAGAGAAAGAGCGCTCGCATACGCATTTTCACATCAG TGGAAGAGTACTTCGAGGTCTGCCAATCCAATGTTTGTAGACCCAAACAACCTACAGTGGGGCTGGAGCTGGTTGGAGCGCTGGATGGCAGCAAAGCCTTGGGAGGGCCGCAATGGGGCTGACAAGGAGAGCAATGTGATTGACCGCGGTTCCGTGAAGAGCATGAGCTTGAACCTTGGCGAGGGTGAGATCACAAAAGCCTTCAACCGTCGGGACTCCAAGCCAGACAAGCCATCGCCAACAACAACTCCAAAACTGACCCGTCCAGCCTCCAGGCAATCCCCTTCGACGCCCTCTGCTAAAGTGACACCGATCCCTGCGAGGAAGAAATCTGCCACGCCTAAGAACGGCCTCTCACAGGTGGATGATGACGCCAGGAGTGTGTTCAGTGTGCAGTCCGAGCGACCAAGGAGGCACAGTATAGCCACCTCGGCAGTGCGGGACGACGAGAGCCTTGCAAGCTCCCCATCACTCCCAAGCTACATGGTTCCCACAGAATCTGCAAGGGCCAAGTCCCGCCTCCAGGGTTCGGCAGTGACCAATGGCACAGAGACACCAGAGAAAGGAGGCTCTGCTGGATCGGTCAAGAAGAGGCTGTCCTTCCAAGCTGGAATGGCGTCCGCCTCACCAATGCGGCGGCATTCTGGTCCTCCCAAGGTGGGGAGTGTGGTGAAGGGCACTGTTGAGCCACCACAGCCAGAGGCCTTGGTGATAAATGGTGGAAACAAGTGA
- the LOC133884338 gene encoding exonuclease V, chloroplastic-like isoform X3 has product MALIVSLLALAAAHRCASLSRAACSAAGDIDDPPLPLRRSLLARFRERRALAVIDITATWCDKQMEFVLEHGRPERTEAMKAGSDRHAQLEEVVIERVDVAIRTAEESWAVKFMNFIVGTNQLLFDGITRENFRWSWMAGVIDEIRMPTDGASSHPILVDTKTRSKPTIPSEAHKRNGRLQLMCYKYLWDNLNTEKFPAENFFIYFDLNPNFLLSDDVKWYISSLGFDAKTFEDVLKYFKVTCHTVPRSQEQLLLRYELLADHSLLVEYQFPYDARWFKDQIQEALSFWVGAREAKFVIEEESWKCQFCKFVSNCPKMASTSGC; this is encoded by the exons ATGGCGCTGATCGTGTCGTTGCTCGCCCTCGCCGCTGCCCACCGCTGCGCCTCGCTCTCCCGCGCGGCCTGCTCGGCCGCCGGCGACATCGACGACCCCCCACTTCCGCTACGGAGGTCGCTGCTCGCCCGGTTCCGGGAACGCCGCGCCCTCGCCGTCATCGACATCACCGCCACG TGGTGCGACAAGCAGATGGAGTTCGTGCTCGAACACGGCAGGCCGGAGAGGACCGAGGCGATGAAGGCCGGTTCTGACCGCCATGCCCAGCTCGAGGAGGTG GTTATTGAGAGAGTAGATGTTGCCATTAGAACTGCTGAAGAATCGTGGGCAGTAAAATTCATGAACTTTATCGTGGGAACAAACCAGTTGTTGTTTGATGGCATCACACGTGAAAACTTCCGAT GGTCATGGATGGCAGGAGTTATTGATGAAATCCGAATGCCCACGGATGGTGCTTCATCTCATCCCATCCTGGTGGATACAAAGACACGTTCCAAGCCAACAATTCCCTCAGAAGCCCACAAAAGAAATGGAAG GCTTCAGCTGATGTGTTACAAGTACCTATGGGACAATTTGAATACTGAGAAATTCCCAGCGGAGAACTTCTTCATCTATTTTGACCTGAACCCCAACTTCTTGTTATCAGACGATGTGAAGTGGTACATTAGCTCACTGGGATTCGATGCAAAG ACCTTTGAAGATGTATTGAAATATTTTAAAGTTACTTGCCATACAGTACCACGATCTCAAGAACAGCTGCTCTTGAG ATATGAACTTCTGGCAGATCATTCCCTACTCGTAGAATACCAGTTCCCCTATGATGCTAGGTGGTTCAAGGATCAAATCCAGGAAGCCCTCAGCTTCTGGGTGGGGGCACGGGAAGCTAAATTTGTGATTGAAGAGGAGAGCTGGAAATGTCAATTCTGCAAATTTGTGTCGAATTGCCCAAAGATGGCTTCCACATCAGGGTGTTAA
- the LOC133884338 gene encoding exonuclease V, chloroplastic-like isoform X4 has protein sequence MALIVSLLALAAAHRCASLSRAACSAAGDIDDPPLPLRRSLLARFRERRALAVIDITATVIERVDVAIRTAEESWAVKFMNFIVGTNQLLFDGITRENFRWSWMAGVIDEIRMPTDGASSHPILVDTKTRSKPTIPSEAHKRNGRLQLMCYKYLWDNLNTEKFPAENFFIYFDLNPNFLLSDDVKWYISSLGFDAKTFEDVLKYFKVTCHTVPRSQEQLLLRYELLADHSLLVEYQFPYDARWFKDQIQEALSFWVGAREAKFVIEEESWKCQFCKFVSNCPKMASTSGC, from the exons ATGGCGCTGATCGTGTCGTTGCTCGCCCTCGCCGCTGCCCACCGCTGCGCCTCGCTCTCCCGCGCGGCCTGCTCGGCCGCCGGCGACATCGACGACCCCCCACTTCCGCTACGGAGGTCGCTGCTCGCCCGGTTCCGGGAACGCCGCGCCCTCGCCGTCATCGACATCACCGCCACG GTTATTGAGAGAGTAGATGTTGCCATTAGAACTGCTGAAGAATCGTGGGCAGTAAAATTCATGAACTTTATCGTGGGAACAAACCAGTTGTTGTTTGATGGCATCACACGTGAAAACTTCCGAT GGTCATGGATGGCAGGAGTTATTGATGAAATCCGAATGCCCACGGATGGTGCTTCATCTCATCCCATCCTGGTGGATACAAAGACACGTTCCAAGCCAACAATTCCCTCAGAAGCCCACAAAAGAAATGGAAG GCTTCAGCTGATGTGTTACAAGTACCTATGGGACAATTTGAATACTGAGAAATTCCCAGCGGAGAACTTCTTCATCTATTTTGACCTGAACCCCAACTTCTTGTTATCAGACGATGTGAAGTGGTACATTAGCTCACTGGGATTCGATGCAAAG ACCTTTGAAGATGTATTGAAATATTTTAAAGTTACTTGCCATACAGTACCACGATCTCAAGAACAGCTGCTCTTGAG ATATGAACTTCTGGCAGATCATTCCCTACTCGTAGAATACCAGTTCCCCTATGATGCTAGGTGGTTCAAGGATCAAATCCAGGAAGCCCTCAGCTTCTGGGTGGGGGCACGGGAAGCTAAATTTGTGATTGAAGAGGAGAGCTGGAAATGTCAATTCTGCAAATTTGTGTCGAATTGCCCAAAGATGGCTTCCACATCAGGGTGTTAA
- the LOC133884338 gene encoding exonuclease V, chloroplastic-like isoform X2 — MALIVSLLALAAAHRCASLSRAACSAAGDIDDPPLPLRRSLLARFRERRALAVIDITATEWCDKQMEFVLEHGRPERTEAMKAGSDRHAQLEEVIERVDVAIRTAEESWAVKFMNFIVGTNQLLFDGITRENFRWSWMAGVIDEIRMPTDGASSHPILVDTKTRSKPTIPSEAHKRNGRLQLMCYKYLWDNLNTEKFPAENFFIYFDLNPNFLLSDDVKWYISSLGFDAKTFEDVLKYFKVTCHTVPRSQEQLLLRYELLADHSLLVEYQFPYDARWFKDQIQEALSFWVGAREAKFVIEEESWKCQFCKFVSNCPKMASTSGC; from the exons ATGGCGCTGATCGTGTCGTTGCTCGCCCTCGCCGCTGCCCACCGCTGCGCCTCGCTCTCCCGCGCGGCCTGCTCGGCCGCCGGCGACATCGACGACCCCCCACTTCCGCTACGGAGGTCGCTGCTCGCCCGGTTCCGGGAACGCCGCGCCCTCGCCGTCATCGACATCACCGCCACG GAGTGGTGCGACAAGCAGATGGAGTTCGTGCTCGAACACGGCAGGCCGGAGAGGACCGAGGCGATGAAGGCCGGTTCTGACCGCCATGCCCAGCTCGAGGAG GTTATTGAGAGAGTAGATGTTGCCATTAGAACTGCTGAAGAATCGTGGGCAGTAAAATTCATGAACTTTATCGTGGGAACAAACCAGTTGTTGTTTGATGGCATCACACGTGAAAACTTCCGAT GGTCATGGATGGCAGGAGTTATTGATGAAATCCGAATGCCCACGGATGGTGCTTCATCTCATCCCATCCTGGTGGATACAAAGACACGTTCCAAGCCAACAATTCCCTCAGAAGCCCACAAAAGAAATGGAAG GCTTCAGCTGATGTGTTACAAGTACCTATGGGACAATTTGAATACTGAGAAATTCCCAGCGGAGAACTTCTTCATCTATTTTGACCTGAACCCCAACTTCTTGTTATCAGACGATGTGAAGTGGTACATTAGCTCACTGGGATTCGATGCAAAG ACCTTTGAAGATGTATTGAAATATTTTAAAGTTACTTGCCATACAGTACCACGATCTCAAGAACAGCTGCTCTTGAG ATATGAACTTCTGGCAGATCATTCCCTACTCGTAGAATACCAGTTCCCCTATGATGCTAGGTGGTTCAAGGATCAAATCCAGGAAGCCCTCAGCTTCTGGGTGGGGGCACGGGAAGCTAAATTTGTGATTGAAGAGGAGAGCTGGAAATGTCAATTCTGCAAATTTGTGTCGAATTGCCCAAAGATGGCTTCCACATCAGGGTGTTAA
- the LOC133884338 gene encoding exonuclease V, chloroplastic-like isoform X1, which produces MALIVSLLALAAAHRCASLSRAACSAAGDIDDPPLPLRRSLLARFRERRALAVIDITATEWCDKQMEFVLEHGRPERTEAMKAGSDRHAQLEEVVIERVDVAIRTAEESWAVKFMNFIVGTNQLLFDGITRENFRWSWMAGVIDEIRMPTDGASSHPILVDTKTRSKPTIPSEAHKRNGRLQLMCYKYLWDNLNTEKFPAENFFIYFDLNPNFLLSDDVKWYISSLGFDAKTFEDVLKYFKVTCHTVPRSQEQLLLRYELLADHSLLVEYQFPYDARWFKDQIQEALSFWVGAREAKFVIEEESWKCQFCKFVSNCPKMASTSGC; this is translated from the exons ATGGCGCTGATCGTGTCGTTGCTCGCCCTCGCCGCTGCCCACCGCTGCGCCTCGCTCTCCCGCGCGGCCTGCTCGGCCGCCGGCGACATCGACGACCCCCCACTTCCGCTACGGAGGTCGCTGCTCGCCCGGTTCCGGGAACGCCGCGCCCTCGCCGTCATCGACATCACCGCCACG GAGTGGTGCGACAAGCAGATGGAGTTCGTGCTCGAACACGGCAGGCCGGAGAGGACCGAGGCGATGAAGGCCGGTTCTGACCGCCATGCCCAGCTCGAGGAGGTG GTTATTGAGAGAGTAGATGTTGCCATTAGAACTGCTGAAGAATCGTGGGCAGTAAAATTCATGAACTTTATCGTGGGAACAAACCAGTTGTTGTTTGATGGCATCACACGTGAAAACTTCCGAT GGTCATGGATGGCAGGAGTTATTGATGAAATCCGAATGCCCACGGATGGTGCTTCATCTCATCCCATCCTGGTGGATACAAAGACACGTTCCAAGCCAACAATTCCCTCAGAAGCCCACAAAAGAAATGGAAG GCTTCAGCTGATGTGTTACAAGTACCTATGGGACAATTTGAATACTGAGAAATTCCCAGCGGAGAACTTCTTCATCTATTTTGACCTGAACCCCAACTTCTTGTTATCAGACGATGTGAAGTGGTACATTAGCTCACTGGGATTCGATGCAAAG ACCTTTGAAGATGTATTGAAATATTTTAAAGTTACTTGCCATACAGTACCACGATCTCAAGAACAGCTGCTCTTGAG ATATGAACTTCTGGCAGATCATTCCCTACTCGTAGAATACCAGTTCCCCTATGATGCTAGGTGGTTCAAGGATCAAATCCAGGAAGCCCTCAGCTTCTGGGTGGGGGCACGGGAAGCTAAATTTGTGATTGAAGAGGAGAGCTGGAAATGTCAATTCTGCAAATTTGTGTCGAATTGCCCAAAGATGGCTTCCACATCAGGGTGTTAA
- the LOC133884338 gene encoding exonuclease V, chloroplastic-like isoform X5 — MALIVSLLALAAAHRCASLSRAACSAAGDIDDPPLPLRRSLLARFRERRALAVIDITATEWCDKQMEFVLEHGRPERTEAMKAGSDRHAQLEEVVIERVDVAIRTAEESWAVKFMNFIVGTNQLLFDGITRENFRWSWMAGVIDEIRMPTDGASSHPILVDTKTRSKPTIPSEAHKRNGRLQLMCYKYLWDNLNTEKFPAENFFIYFDLNPNFLLSDDVKWYISSLGFDAKI; from the exons ATGGCGCTGATCGTGTCGTTGCTCGCCCTCGCCGCTGCCCACCGCTGCGCCTCGCTCTCCCGCGCGGCCTGCTCGGCCGCCGGCGACATCGACGACCCCCCACTTCCGCTACGGAGGTCGCTGCTCGCCCGGTTCCGGGAACGCCGCGCCCTCGCCGTCATCGACATCACCGCCACG GAGTGGTGCGACAAGCAGATGGAGTTCGTGCTCGAACACGGCAGGCCGGAGAGGACCGAGGCGATGAAGGCCGGTTCTGACCGCCATGCCCAGCTCGAGGAGGTG GTTATTGAGAGAGTAGATGTTGCCATTAGAACTGCTGAAGAATCGTGGGCAGTAAAATTCATGAACTTTATCGTGGGAACAAACCAGTTGTTGTTTGATGGCATCACACGTGAAAACTTCCGAT GGTCATGGATGGCAGGAGTTATTGATGAAATCCGAATGCCCACGGATGGTGCTTCATCTCATCCCATCCTGGTGGATACAAAGACACGTTCCAAGCCAACAATTCCCTCAGAAGCCCACAAAAGAAATGGAAG GCTTCAGCTGATGTGTTACAAGTACCTATGGGACAATTTGAATACTGAGAAATTCCCAGCGGAGAACTTCTTCATCTATTTTGACCTGAACCCCAACTTCTTGTTATCAGACGATGTGAAGTGGTACATTAGCTCACTGGGATTCGATGCAAAG ATATGA